A single Pseudomonas sp. DC1.2 DNA region contains:
- the aroE gene encoding shikimate dehydrogenase, with protein MDHYVVFGNPIGHSKSPLIHRLFAEQTAQQLDYRTAMPPLDDFCGFAKAFFLKGRGANVTVPFKEDAYRLADSLTARAQRAGAVNTLSKRADGSLLGDNTDGAGLVRDLTVNAGFGLRGKRILLLGAGGAVRGALEPVLAQRPASVIIANRTVEKAELLAELFADLGPVSARGFAGLHEPVDLIINATSASLSGDVPPIASRLITPGKTVCYDMMYGKVPTSFCRWASEHRAAVAMDGLGMLAEQAAEAFYLWRGVRPDTSPVLAELRRQLAL; from the coding sequence ATGGACCATTACGTCGTATTCGGTAACCCGATTGGCCACAGCAAGTCGCCGCTGATCCATCGCCTGTTCGCCGAGCAGACCGCCCAGCAACTCGACTACCGCACCGCTATGCCGCCGCTGGATGACTTTTGCGGTTTTGCCAAGGCATTTTTCCTTAAGGGTCGTGGCGCCAATGTCACCGTGCCGTTCAAGGAAGACGCGTATCGCCTGGCCGACAGCCTGACCGCGCGGGCGCAGCGGGCGGGGGCGGTGAACACATTGAGCAAACGGGCCGACGGCAGTTTGCTGGGCGACAACACCGACGGTGCCGGGCTGGTGCGCGATCTGACGGTCAACGCCGGATTCGGTCTGCGGGGCAAACGCATCCTGTTGCTGGGGGCTGGCGGTGCGGTGCGCGGTGCGCTGGAGCCGGTGTTGGCGCAGCGACCGGCGTCGGTGATCATCGCCAACCGCACGGTCGAGAAAGCCGAGTTGCTGGCGGAACTGTTCGCCGACCTGGGGCCCGTGTCCGCCCGTGGTTTCGCAGGTTTGCACGAGCCGGTAGACCTGATCATCAACGCCACGTCAGCTAGCCTGTCAGGCGATGTACCGCCGATTGCCAGCCGTTTGATCACGCCGGGCAAGACCGTCTGCTACGACATGATGTATGGCAAGGTGCCGACGTCGTTCTGCCGTTGGGCCAGTGAACACCGCGCCGCCGTAGCGATGGATGGTTTGGGGATGCTGGCCGAACAGGCGGCGGAAGCGTTCTACCTGTGGCGCGGCGTGCGGCCAGACACGTCGCCGGTGTTGGCTGAGCTGCGTCGGCAGTTGGCGCTCTAA
- a CDS encoding SulP family inorganic anion transporter has protein sequence MAFPSRHSLFPFLTWLPRQTRASVGRDLIVGLSGAILALPQSIAYALIAGLPPEYGLYAAIIPVLIACLWGSSWHLICGPTAAISIVLYASVSPLAVPASQDYITLILLLTLLAGIFQWLLGLLRFGALVNFVSHSVVLGFTLGAAVVIAIGQLPNLLGLDLPSQATALDSLMSLIKHLPAVDKPSWVLGAATVVVGALLKVLLPRWPTLLITLVLSGVCVWLWPAMFGHVKQVTAFVGQLPPFSPLPLDLDLVLRLLPGAVAVGMLGLVTSLSIARSLSTRSQQLLDANQEVRAQGLSNMVGAFFSGSLSAGSFTRSGLSYDAGACSPLAGVFSALWVALFAIFGAALIAHIPIPAMAGSILLIAWGLVDHRGIRALWRVSRAEFVVMALTCVATLLLPLQTAIYAGVLVSLFFYLKRTSQPHVQHWRQGDEDILRVGGSIFFGASHYLQVRLQRMHGAKVVIEAQQINFIDYSGVEMLHQEARRLLKQGRSLTLRGARPPVVEELRKLEGAEKCPIRFED, from the coding sequence ATGGCCTTTCCCAGTCGCCATTCACTCTTCCCGTTCCTGACTTGGCTACCTCGGCAGACCCGCGCCAGCGTCGGTCGTGACCTGATCGTCGGCCTGAGCGGCGCGATTCTCGCGTTGCCGCAATCCATTGCCTACGCCTTGATCGCCGGTCTCCCACCGGAATACGGCCTGTACGCCGCGATCATTCCGGTATTGATCGCCTGCCTGTGGGGTTCATCGTGGCATTTGATCTGCGGCCCTACGGCGGCTATTTCGATCGTTCTCTACGCCAGCGTCAGCCCTTTGGCCGTCCCCGCCTCACAGGACTACATCACGCTGATCCTGTTACTGACACTCTTGGCGGGCATTTTTCAGTGGCTATTGGGCTTGCTGCGTTTCGGGGCATTGGTGAATTTCGTTTCCCATTCGGTGGTCCTGGGCTTCACCCTCGGCGCGGCGGTGGTCATTGCCATTGGGCAACTGCCGAACCTGCTGGGCCTGGACTTACCCAGCCAGGCGACAGCGCTGGACAGCCTGATGAGCTTGATCAAACACTTGCCAGCGGTGGATAAACCTTCATGGGTACTGGGGGCGGCGACCGTCGTCGTCGGCGCACTGCTCAAAGTGCTATTACCGCGCTGGCCCACCTTGTTGATCACGTTGGTTCTGAGCGGGGTGTGCGTCTGGCTTTGGCCGGCGATGTTCGGCCATGTCAAACAAGTCACCGCGTTCGTCGGCCAACTTCCGCCCTTTAGCCCGCTACCGCTGGACCTCGATCTGGTGCTGAGGTTGCTGCCCGGTGCGGTGGCGGTGGGCATGCTCGGACTGGTCACCAGTCTGTCGATTGCGCGCTCGCTGTCAACGCGCTCACAGCAATTACTCGACGCCAATCAGGAAGTACGCGCTCAAGGTTTATCGAACATGGTGGGTGCGTTTTTTTCCGGGTCGCTGTCAGCCGGTTCCTTTACCCGGTCAGGTTTGAGTTACGACGCGGGCGCCTGCTCACCGCTGGCCGGGGTGTTTTCTGCGTTGTGGGTGGCGTTGTTCGCGATCTTCGGCGCGGCACTGATCGCGCACATTCCCATTCCGGCCATGGCCGGCAGCATCCTGTTAATCGCTTGGGGATTGGTGGATCATCGCGGCATTCGCGCGTTGTGGCGGGTTAGCAGAGCCGAATTCGTGGTCATGGCGCTGACGTGTGTTGCCACGCTGCTGCTGCCATTGCAAACCGCGATCTACGCCGGCGTGCTGGTGTCATTGTTCTTCTACCTCAAACGCACGTCGCAGCCCCACGTGCAGCATTGGCGCCAGGGCGATGAAGATATTTTGCGGGTAGGCGGCTCGATCTTCTTTGGCGCCAGCCACTACCTGCAAGTGCGCTTGCAGCGGATGCACGGGGCGAAGGTCGTCATCGAAGCACAGCAGATTAACTTCATCGACTATTCCGGCGTGGAAATGCTCCACCAGGAAGCGCGGCGGTTGCTCAAGCAGGGCCGCAGCCTGACCCTGCGCGGAGCGCGACCGCCGGTGGTGGAGGAGTTGAGAAAGCTTGAAGGCGCAGAGAAATGCCCGATACGGTTTGAGGATTGA
- the choX gene encoding choline ABC transporter substrate-binding protein, whose product MQRLSTVLTIGLLALGSASAYADQSCDTVKMADPGWSDIAATNAITGFLLDGMGYKAKVDTLAVPITFGGLKDGQVDVFLGNWMPAQQGFYDKFVATGDVTQLAKNLDGTEFTLAVPDYVWDAGVHNFADLNKFADKFDKKIYGIGSGAPANISLQDIIKKNDFELGQWKLIESSEQAMLAEVSRAVKKQKFVTFLGWTPHPMNVQLKMHYLKGGEKYFGDTGAVYTLTRKGYAQACPNVGKLLTNLSFTQAMENSIMSEVVNKKVSNADAAKAWIKANPAVLDKWLDGVKTLEGQDALGAVKAKL is encoded by the coding sequence ATGCAAAGGTTATCCACAGTACTGACCATCGGCCTGCTGGCGCTGGGCAGTGCTTCGGCGTATGCCGATCAGAGCTGCGACACGGTAAAGATGGCCGACCCGGGCTGGAGCGACATCGCCGCCACCAATGCCATCACCGGTTTTCTGCTGGACGGCATGGGCTACAAGGCCAAAGTCGACACCCTCGCGGTGCCGATCACCTTCGGCGGCCTGAAGGATGGCCAGGTCGATGTATTTTTGGGTAACTGGATGCCCGCGCAACAGGGCTTCTACGACAAGTTCGTGGCCACTGGCGATGTGACGCAACTGGCGAAAAACCTCGACGGCACCGAATTCACGCTGGCGGTCCCGGATTACGTATGGGATGCGGGTGTGCATAACTTTGCCGACCTGAACAAGTTTGCCGACAAGTTTGACAAGAAAATCTACGGCATCGGTTCCGGCGCCCCGGCCAATATCTCGCTGCAAGACATCATCAAGAAGAACGATTTCGAGCTTGGACAGTGGAAGCTGATTGAGTCCAGCGAGCAGGCGATGCTGGCGGAAGTATCTCGCGCAGTGAAAAAACAGAAATTCGTAACATTCCTCGGCTGGACCCCGCACCCCATGAATGTGCAGTTGAAAATGCATTACCTGAAGGGCGGCGAGAAGTACTTTGGCGACACCGGCGCGGTTTATACACTGACCCGCAAAGGTTATGCACAGGCCTGCCCGAACGTCGGCAAGTTGCTCACCAACCTGAGTTTCACCCAGGCAATGGAGAACAGCATCATGTCCGAGGTGGTGAACAAGAAAGTCAGCAATGCTGACGCGGCCAAAGCCTGGATCAAGGCCAATCCGGCGGTGCTGGATAAATGGCTCGACGGCGTCAAGACGTTAGAGGGGCAGGATGCATTGGGCGCAGTAAAAGCCAAGCTTTAA
- the betC gene encoding choline-sulfatase: MKRKNILFIMADQMAAPMLPMYGPSPIKLPNISRLAAQGVVFDAAYCNSPLCAPSRFTLVSGQLPSKIGAYDNAADFPADVPTYAHYLRRLGYRTALSGKMHFCGPDQLHGYEERLTSDIYPADYGWSVNWDEPNVRPSWYHNMSSVLQAGPCVRTNQLDFDEEVVFKAQQYLFDHIRQDGDQPFCLTVSMTHPHDPYTIPKAFWDLYDDADIPLPDTPAQAELDPHSQRLLKVYDLWNKPLPVDKIRDARRAYFGACSYIDSNVGKLLQTLEETGLIDQTIIVFSGDHGDMLGERGLWYKMHWFEMAARVPLLISAPGQFEAGRVSAAVSTADLLPTFVELAGGSLEPGLPLDGRSLVPHLQGQGGHDEVFGEYMAEGTISPLMMIRRGAYKFIYSEDDPCLLFDLHNDPREQEELSQSLQHQALFEDFILEARAKWNIPAIHQQVLASQRRRRFVAQALTVGKLKSWDHQPLVDASQQYMRNHIDLDDLERKARYPQPCQNQ, encoded by the coding sequence ATGAAGCGCAAAAATATTCTTTTCATCATGGCCGATCAGATGGCCGCGCCCATGTTGCCGATGTACGGTCCATCGCCCATCAAACTGCCGAATATCAGCCGCCTCGCCGCGCAAGGCGTGGTGTTCGACGCCGCTTACTGCAACAGCCCACTCTGCGCGCCGTCACGTTTCACGTTGGTCAGTGGTCAACTGCCGAGCAAAATCGGCGCCTACGACAACGCCGCCGACTTTCCCGCCGACGTACCGACTTACGCCCACTACCTGCGACGCCTGGGCTACCGCACCGCGTTGTCCGGCAAAATGCACTTTTGCGGCCCAGACCAGCTCCACGGCTATGAAGAACGCCTGACCAGCGACATTTACCCAGCCGACTACGGCTGGTCCGTGAACTGGGACGAACCCAACGTGCGGCCGAGCTGGTACCACAACATGTCCTCGGTTCTGCAAGCGGGGCCGTGTGTACGCACCAACCAACTGGATTTCGACGAAGAGGTGGTGTTCAAGGCGCAGCAGTACTTGTTCGATCACATCCGCCAGGACGGTGACCAACCGTTCTGCCTGACGGTGTCGATGACCCACCCACACGACCCGTACACCATTCCCAAGGCCTTTTGGGATTTATACGACGACGCCGACATCCCGTTGCCGGACACCCCGGCACAGGCCGAACTCGATCCGCACTCCCAGCGTTTGCTCAAGGTTTACGACCTGTGGAACAAGCCGCTGCCTGTGGATAAGATTCGCGACGCGCGTCGGGCGTATTTCGGTGCGTGCAGCTATATCGATAGCAACGTCGGCAAACTCCTGCAAACACTCGAAGAAACCGGGTTGATTGATCAGACCATTATTGTGTTCTCAGGTGATCACGGCGACATGCTCGGCGAGCGTGGGCTCTGGTACAAAATGCACTGGTTTGAAATGGCTGCCCGCGTCCCGCTGTTGATCAGTGCGCCGGGGCAGTTCGAGGCGGGGCGGGTCAGCGCTGCCGTTTCCACGGCGGACCTGCTGCCGACCTTCGTCGAACTGGCCGGTGGCTCACTGGAGCCGGGCCTGCCGCTGGATGGCCGGTCGCTGGTGCCACACCTGCAAGGCCAGGGCGGTCACGACGAGGTGTTTGGCGAATACATGGCCGAAGGCACCATCAGCCCGCTGATGATGATTCGCCGCGGCGCCTATAAATTTATCTACAGCGAAGATGACCCATGCCTACTCTTCGACTTGCACAACGACCCACGCGAGCAGGAAGAACTTAGTCAATCGCTGCAACATCAGGCGCTTTTCGAGGATTTTATCCTCGAGGCCCGTGCCAAATGGAACATCCCGGCGATTCACCAACAGGTTCTCGCCAGCCAACGGCGTCGGCGATTCGTCGCACAGGCTTTAACCGTTGGCAAACTGAAGAGCTGGGATCACCAGCCGCTGGTGGATGCCAGTCAGCAGTACATGCGCAACCACATCGACCTCGATGACCTGGAGCGCAAAGCACGTTATCCACAACCCTGCCAAAACCAATAA
- a CDS encoding choline sulfate utilization transcriptional regulator, with the protein MFEALGDVSLDLLRAFEAAARHHSFTAAAVELGTTQPAISQQIKRLEEQLGTRLFDRIYRGIELTEPGTILFEQVQLGLQNIDAGLTAISAQQQHEVLQVATDFAFAAYWLMPRLHRFHQANPQVDVSLVTNERNHNMLRTDIDVAILFGDGRFKQGESHWLFSEEVFPVCSPLLVKDRALPLPAQSLLALPLLHLRGENSSNWFDWSGVFRELGIASAPAPGQLRFDNYTLLIQAAIGGQGVAIGWRHLVDNLLTQGLLCRPIAETVLSRLGYYVVLPQRKRRSVLIQQFVQWLMAEQASSAQSLSGLALPSIAV; encoded by the coding sequence ATGTTTGAAGCCCTTGGTGATGTGTCCCTCGACCTGCTGCGTGCCTTCGAAGCGGCGGCACGTCATCACAGCTTCACCGCGGCGGCGGTGGAATTGGGCACCACGCAGCCGGCTATTAGCCAGCAGATCAAACGGTTGGAAGAGCAGCTCGGTACGCGGTTGTTTGACCGGATTTATCGCGGTATCGAATTAACCGAGCCAGGCACGATACTGTTCGAGCAAGTTCAGCTCGGTTTGCAGAATATCGACGCAGGATTAACCGCGATAAGCGCACAACAGCAGCATGAGGTGTTGCAGGTTGCCACCGATTTCGCCTTTGCCGCGTACTGGTTGATGCCGCGCCTGCACCGCTTTCATCAAGCCAACCCTCAAGTCGATGTCAGCCTCGTCACCAATGAGCGCAACCACAACATGTTGCGCACCGATATCGACGTCGCCATTTTGTTCGGCGATGGTCGCTTCAAGCAGGGCGAAAGCCACTGGCTCTTCAGCGAGGAAGTGTTCCCTGTTTGCAGCCCGCTGTTGGTGAAGGACCGCGCCCTGCCTTTGCCGGCGCAATCGCTGCTGGCGTTGCCATTGCTGCACCTGCGCGGCGAAAACAGCAGCAACTGGTTTGACTGGAGTGGCGTATTTCGCGAGTTGGGCATTGCGTCCGCGCCGGCGCCGGGGCAGCTGCGCTTTGATAACTACACCTTGCTAATACAGGCAGCGATTGGCGGCCAAGGCGTGGCCATCGGTTGGCGCCACCTTGTGGATAACTTGCTGACCCAGGGTCTGCTGTGTCGCCCCATCGCTGAAACTGTGCTCTCGCGACTTGGCTATTACGTGGTTTTGCCCCAGCGCAAACGGCGCTCAGTGTTGATTCAGCAGTTTGTGCAATGGTTGATGGCCGAGCAGGCCAGCAGCGCGCAATCACTGAGCGGGCTCGCGCTTCCTTCTATCGCGGTATAG
- a CDS encoding NAD(P)-dependent oxidoreductase: MKDAENPVVKVVLYGAMSSLGSALMAEMLRRQHEVIAILDDLTALAPRPGLRTKSGDVFSAERVKQSVAGASAVIVLLDAPGLPMNSEYIEKTTLPGPVEQVLAVDSLIAGMDAVGVRRLFLVGDFVGLDQLQLENRLQSCAAEEILDALRSSRLQWTLVNTPRAIGGLTLEHFSRVSSRQEAGLAEPLERLNRVAVGIVDELRLNLHVGQHVNFIAADPIPR; encoded by the coding sequence ATGAAAGATGCCGAAAACCCGGTAGTAAAAGTGGTGCTTTATGGTGCCATGAGTAGCCTGGGCAGCGCGCTGATGGCTGAAATGCTAAGGCGCCAACATGAAGTGATCGCCATTCTGGATGATCTGACCGCGCTCGCGCCACGTCCGGGCTTGCGCACCAAGAGCGGTGACGTGTTCAGTGCCGAGCGAGTGAAGCAGAGCGTCGCCGGCGCCTCGGCGGTAATTGTCTTGCTCGACGCACCGGGATTGCCGATGAACAGCGAGTACATTGAAAAAACCACCTTACCGGGACCGGTCGAACAGGTGCTGGCCGTCGACTCACTGATCGCCGGCATGGACGCTGTCGGCGTCCGTCGCTTGTTCCTGGTGGGCGATTTCGTCGGTCTGGACCAGCTTCAACTGGAAAACCGCCTGCAATCCTGCGCCGCTGAAGAAATCCTCGATGCCCTGCGCAGCAGTCGCTTGCAATGGACGCTGGTGAATACGCCCCGCGCAATCGGCGGGCTGACCCTTGAGCATTTCAGCCGGGTCAGCAGCCGCCAGGAAGCAGGCCTGGCAGAACCGTTGGAGCGCCTGAACCGGGTGGCCGTGGGGATTGTCGATGAGCTGCGCCTCAATCTCCACGTCGGTCAACACGTGAACTTCATCGCAGCCGACCCTATACCGCGATAG
- a CDS encoding DOPA 4,5-dioxygenase family protein, whose protein sequence is MQRIKGYHAHVYFDATTIDQARALCEQAAQLFPLKKGRMHERPVGPHPDWSCQLDFVAQYIGVVLPWLALNRKGLVVFLHPDTGNDLLDHTEYAIWMGAVRPLDLSVF, encoded by the coding sequence ATGCAACGCATCAAGGGCTACCACGCCCATGTCTATTTCGACGCCACGACCATCGATCAGGCGCGGGCTTTGTGTGAACAGGCCGCGCAATTGTTTCCGTTGAAGAAGGGGCGCATGCATGAACGCCCGGTCGGACCGCATCCGGACTGGAGCTGCCAGTTGGATTTCGTTGCGCAATACATCGGCGTAGTGCTGCCGTGGCTGGCGCTCAACCGTAAAGGTTTGGTGGTGTTTCTGCACCCGGACACGGGCAACGATTTGCTCGACCACACCGAATACGCAATCTGGATGGGTGCTGTTCGTCCACTGGATTTGTCTGTTTTTTGA
- a CDS encoding CitMHS family transporter, giving the protein MLTFLGFAMVITFMFLIMTKRLSALIALIIIPIVFALFGGFAPKIGPMMLEGITKLAPTGVMLMFAILYFALMIDSGLFDPAVRKILKLVKGDPLKVSVGTAVLALVVSLDGDGATTYMICVAAMLPLYSRIGMSPRIMAGLIILAGGVMNMTPWGGPTARAASALHVDPSDIFVPMIPAMLAGVVAILAIAYFYGKRERARLGELHLAGDDSDHSEISVSQYPDARRPKLIWFNGLLTLALMCALIAGLLPLPVLFMVAFSIAMIVNYPCLQQQKDRVAAHAGSVLSVVGLIFAAGIFTGILTGTGMVDAMSKSLLAVIPDFLGPYLAVITALVSMPFTFFMSNDAFYYGVLPVLAEAASHYGITAVEMARASIVGQPVHLLSPLVPSTYLLVALAGIEFGDHQRFTLKWAVLVCLCILVAALLMGIFPLFSTL; this is encoded by the coding sequence ATGCTGACTTTCCTTGGCTTTGCCATGGTCATCACGTTCATGTTCCTGATCATGACCAAGCGCCTTTCCGCGCTGATCGCCCTGATCATCATTCCGATTGTCTTCGCCCTGTTTGGCGGTTTTGCGCCGAAGATCGGCCCGATGATGCTCGAAGGCATCACCAAGCTGGCGCCGACCGGCGTGATGCTGATGTTTGCCATTCTCTACTTCGCCCTGATGATCGACTCCGGGCTGTTCGACCCGGCCGTGCGCAAGATCCTCAAACTGGTTAAAGGCGACCCGTTGAAAGTGTCGGTCGGCACCGCCGTACTGGCGCTCGTCGTGTCCCTGGACGGTGACGGCGCGACCACGTACATGATCTGCGTGGCCGCCATGCTGCCGCTCTACAGCCGCATCGGAATGAGCCCGCGGATCATGGCCGGCCTGATCATCCTCGCTGGTGGCGTGATGAACATGACCCCTTGGGGCGGGCCGACCGCCCGTGCGGCCAGCGCGCTGCATGTGGACCCTTCGGATATCTTCGTGCCGATGATCCCTGCGATGCTGGCCGGTGTGGTGGCGATCCTGGCGATTGCCTACTTCTACGGTAAACGCGAGCGCGCTCGCTTGGGTGAATTACACCTGGCGGGCGACGACTCCGACCACAGTGAAATCAGCGTTTCCCAGTACCCGGATGCGCGTCGTCCGAAGCTGATCTGGTTCAACGGTTTGCTGACCCTGGCGCTGATGTGCGCCCTGATCGCTGGGTTGTTACCGCTGCCCGTGCTGTTCATGGTGGCGTTCAGTATCGCCATGATCGTCAACTATCCTTGCCTGCAACAGCAGAAGGACCGCGTCGCGGCGCACGCCGGTAGCGTGTTGTCGGTGGTCGGCCTGATCTTCGCCGCCGGTATCTTCACCGGCATTCTGACCGGCACCGGCATGGTCGATGCCATGTCCAAAAGCTTGCTGGCGGTGATTCCGGACTTCCTCGGCCCTTACCTGGCGGTGATTACCGCGCTGGTAAGCATGCCGTTCACGTTCTTTATGTCGAACGACGCGTTCTATTACGGTGTGCTGCCGGTACTCGCCGAAGCGGCCAGCCATTACGGCATCACCGCCGTAGAAATGGCGCGTGCCTCGATCGTCGGTCAGCCCGTCCATTTGCTGAGCCCGTTGGTGCCATCGACTTACCTGTTGGTGGCCCTGGCCGGCATTGAATTTGGTGATCATCAGCGCTTTACCCTGAAATGGGCGGTGCTGGTGTGCCTTTGCATACTGGTTGCAGCATTGCTGATGGGGATTTTTCCGCTGTTCAGCACTCTATAA
- a CDS encoding TerC family protein, with amino-acid sequence MEWLTNPEIWVAFFTLTALEIVLGIDNIIMISILVSRMPKHMQARTRIFGLALAMITRILLLLSITWVMRLTADLFVVFGQGISGRDLILFFGGLFLLWKSSQEMYHALEGEDESNEEPGGKGGKFLYTIIQIAIIDIVFSLDSVITAVGMVSHVPVMVAAIIVAVLVMMLAAGKISEFIDKHPSLKMLALAFLLVVGTVLIAEAFGVHVPKGYVYFAMAFSLAVEAINIKLRTAIAKKKKQQDPVKLRKDIPGQ; translated from the coding sequence ATGGAATGGCTGACCAACCCTGAAATCTGGGTTGCCTTCTTCACCCTGACCGCCCTGGAAATCGTCTTGGGCATCGACAACATCATCATGATTTCGATCCTGGTCAGCCGCATGCCCAAGCACATGCAGGCGCGCACCCGGATCTTCGGCCTGGCGCTGGCCATGATCACGCGGATTCTGTTGCTGCTGTCGATCACGTGGGTCATGCGCCTGACGGCCGACCTGTTCGTGGTGTTCGGCCAGGGTATTTCCGGGCGCGACCTGATCCTGTTTTTCGGTGGTCTGTTCCTGCTGTGGAAGAGCTCTCAAGAGATGTACCACGCACTTGAAGGCGAAGATGAGAGCAATGAGGAGCCGGGGGGCAAGGGCGGCAAGTTTCTTTACACCATCATCCAGATTGCGATCATTGACATCGTGTTCTCGCTGGACTCGGTGATCACCGCCGTAGGTATGGTTTCCCACGTGCCGGTGATGGTGGCGGCGATCATCGTCGCGGTGCTGGTGATGATGTTGGCGGCTGGAAAAATCAGCGAGTTCATCGACAAGCACCCGTCGCTGAAGATGCTCGCCCTGGCCTTCCTGTTAGTGGTCGGGACCGTGTTGATTGCTGAAGCGTTTGGCGTACACGTGCCCAAAGGCTACGTCTACTTCGCCATGGCGTTCTCGCTGGCGGTGGAAGCGATCAACATCAAGTTGCGCACCGCGATCGCGAAAAAGAAGAAACAACAGGACCCGGTGAAACTGCGCAAGGACATTCCGGGGCAGTGA
- a CDS encoding Na/Pi cotransporter family protein: protein MLTLLNLLSAVTLLIWGTHIVRTGILRVYGSNLRHVIGQNMSRRWLAFVAGILVTAMVQSSNATAMLVTSFVGQGLMALTPALATMLGADVGTALMARVLTFDLSWLSPLLIFLGVIFFLSRKQTRVGQMGRVSIGLGLIILALQLIVEAAAPITQAQGVKVIFASLTGDLLLDALVGALFAMVSYSSLAAVLLTATLAGAGVISLPVAIGLVIGANIGSGILAFMSTSMQNAAGRQVALGSLLYKLIGLLLIIPVLDPLVHWIDSLDFSPQEMVIGFHLLYNTARCLILLPSVGLMAKLCAWLLPERAEVNGMAKPRHLDPTALVTPSLALANAARETLRIGDLIDNMLEAMLDVLGGKQTAVTLEMRRLTDDIDALYSAIKLYLAQMPREDLSEQDSRRWAEIIELAINLKLASDLIERMLRKVQQQKTSQRRSFSEVGLEELSGLHSQLISNLRLGLSVFLSGDPESARQLLREKRRFRAQERRLAHAHVSRLQRKIVQSIETSSLHLELIADMKRLNSLFCSSAYVVLETTDTGALEVDDISDITHSP, encoded by the coding sequence ATGCTGACCCTGCTCAATTTGTTATCTGCCGTGACCTTGCTGATTTGGGGCACGCACATCGTCCGAACCGGCATCCTGCGGGTCTACGGCTCCAACCTGCGCCATGTGATTGGCCAGAACATGTCCAGGCGCTGGCTGGCGTTCGTCGCCGGAATTCTGGTGACTGCCATGGTCCAGAGCAGCAACGCCACGGCGATGCTCGTCACCTCGTTTGTGGGTCAGGGCCTGATGGCATTGACCCCGGCCCTGGCGACGATGCTTGGCGCCGACGTCGGAACGGCGTTGATGGCACGGGTGCTGACGTTCGACCTGTCGTGGCTGTCGCCGCTGCTGATCTTCCTGGGAGTGATTTTCTTCCTGTCGCGCAAACAGACCCGCGTTGGACAGATGGGCCGGGTCAGTATTGGCCTGGGGCTGATCATCCTGGCGCTGCAATTGATCGTCGAAGCTGCCGCGCCGATTACCCAAGCCCAAGGGGTGAAAGTGATCTTCGCGTCCCTGACTGGCGACCTGCTGCTCGATGCATTGGTGGGCGCGCTGTTTGCGATGGTCTCCTACTCCAGCCTGGCGGCGGTCTTGCTCACGGCGACCCTGGCCGGTGCCGGTGTGATCAGTTTGCCCGTTGCGATCGGCCTGGTGATCGGCGCCAATATTGGCAGCGGTATCCTGGCGTTCATGAGTACCAGCATGCAGAACGCCGCGGGTCGCCAGGTGGCGCTCGGCAGTCTGCTGTACAAACTGATTGGCCTGCTGCTGATCATTCCGGTGCTCGACCCGTTGGTACATTGGATCGACAGCCTGGACTTCAGTCCCCAGGAAATGGTCATCGGCTTTCACCTGCTCTACAACACCGCGCGCTGCCTGATTCTGTTGCCCAGCGTGGGCCTGATGGCCAAACTCTGCGCCTGGCTGCTGCCCGAGCGTGCAGAAGTCAACGGCATGGCCAAACCCCGGCACCTGGACCCGACCGCGCTGGTTACTCCCAGCCTGGCCCTGGCCAACGCCGCCCGGGAAACCCTGCGCATTGGCGACCTGATCGACAACATGCTTGAAGCCATGCTTGACGTGCTGGGGGGAAAACAGACGGCGGTGACCCTGGAAATGCGGCGCCTGACCGATGATATCGACGCGTTGTACAGCGCGATCAAACTCTACCTGGCGCAAATGCCGCGCGAGGACCTCAGCGAACAAGACAGCCGACGCTGGGCTGAAATCATCGAATTGGCGATTAACCTGAAACTGGCCAGTGATTTGATTGAACGCATGCTGCGCAAGGTGCAGCAGCAAAAGACCTCGCAGCGCCGTTCGTTTTCCGAGGTTGGCCTTGAAGAGTTGTCAGGGCTGCACAGTCAGCTGATTTCCAACCTGCGCCTGGGGTTGTCGGTGTTCCTCAGTGGCGATCCGGAAAGTGCGCGCCAGCTGTTACGTGAGAAACGCCGTTTTCGCGCACAGGAGCGGCGTCTGGCGCACGCGCACGTCAGTCGGTTGCAGCGCAAGATTGTGCAAAGTATCGAAACCAGTTCGCTGCATCTGGAACTGATCGCCGACATGAAGCGCCTGAATTCGCTGTTCTGCAGCAGTGCCTACGTGGTGTTGGAAACGACCGACACCGGCGCGCTGGAAGTCGACGATATCAGCGACATCACGCATTCGCCTTGA